Proteins from one Oenanthe melanoleuca isolate GR-GAL-2019-014 chromosome 1, OMel1.0, whole genome shotgun sequence genomic window:
- the RNF169 gene encoding E3 ubiquitin-protein ligase RNF169, with the protein MAAAAAGAGGRAAVRGRRRRGRSAAEEQQDAVVLSAAECPVCRQAPAEAGTPACRHSLCLSCFQRCPQGPGLCCPLCRSRLSTRARRQQPEPAATTAAGAAAGEQRPPDQDFIFRAPIKLSKTGELREEYENQLRKLREEKLQDEKTSEDLIHKFIPDDMDIGKRKMEEQQKKDESVVLKGNQDSFPERLSDSENEEPFQGKQTHRSAFVSKTSAYSFAFLSGNLTSKVERSRSCNDTVQERSKSRQRSAPATKTKVLPVAGAAPLLGVLAASQNHRCLSAPELTAERRLLLGAVSSLSALHRPERSISPESNDSISEELNHFKPIVCSPCTPPKRLPDGRVLSPLIIKSTPRNLNRSLQKPTTYEASPRILKKWEQIFQERQIKKTLSKATLTSLASESGEDIVVPDITNSSSCTKEQPQVQGDPLPPDTAGQPCPELDLLPSVSEMKLGRGTEKSRGSQALTADDAAAEPDVRSNVTSLNTRVAEAPDLKVNTFMDKSCLSLGPKVLGRRLTGIGASLPDNTTLGVPIKASGKKQLKYLNNSELINVQNSTCSSVENIIGEQPPLLRRGRKRHCKTKHLEHNGSVKRLRHAAAEAGLPPEPRDVEQKLQQEEEDRRLALHLQRIFDSENRTVDRRRVRVDRYLLRSKSTLGAK; encoded by the exons atggcggcggcggcggcgggtgccggcggccgggccgcggtgcgggggcggcggcggcggggccggtcCGCGGCCGAGGAGCAGCAGGACGCGGTGGTGCTGTCGGCGGCCGAGTGCCCGGTGTGCCGGCAGGCGCCGGCGGAGGCGGGGACGCCGGCCTGCCGCCACTcgctctgcctctcctgcttcCAGCGCTGCCCGCAGGGCCCGGGCCTCTGCTGCCCGCTGTGCCGCAGCCGCCTCTCCACACGGGCCCGGCGGCAGCAGCCCGAGCCCGCAGCCACCACAGCCGCCGGAGCAGCAGCCGGGGAGCAGCGGCCGCCGGACCAAG attttATATTCAGAGCACCCATTAAATTAAGCAAAACGGGAGAACTCCGAGAAGAATATGAAAACCAGCTAAGGAAG CTGAGAGAAGAGAAACTACAAGATGAAAAGACGTCTGAGGATCTGATTCACAAGTTCATTCCAGATGACATGGAcatagggaaaagaaaaatggaggaacagcagaaaaaagatGAGTCTGTAGTGTTGAAAGGGAACCAAGACTCT TTTCCTGAACGCCTCTCGGATTCCGAGAATGAAGAACCATTCCAGGGCAAGCAAACGCATCGGTCAGCTTTTGTTTCCAAGACCAGTGCCTActcctttgctttcctttcagg GAATTTAACCTCCAAGGTGGAGAGGAGTCGGAGCTGCAACGACACCGTTCAGGAGAGATCCAAGAGCAGGCAGAGATCAGCCCCAGCCACCAAAACAAAG GTGCTGCCCGTGGCGGGGGCCGCGCCgctgctgggggtgctggcgGCCTCGCAGAACCACCGCTGCCTGTCCGCCCCCGAGCTGACGGCCGAGCGGCGCCTGCTGCTGGGCGCCGTGTCCTCGCTGTCCGCCCTGCACCGGCCCGAGCGCTCCATCAGCCCCGAGAGCAACGACAGCATCTCCGAGGAGCTCAACCACTTCAAGCCCATCGTCTGCTCCCCGTGCACGCCCCCGAAGAGGCTCCCCGACGGCAGGGTCCTGAGCCCCCTCATCATCAAATCCACCCCCAGGAACCTGAACCGCAGCCTGCAGAAGCCAACGACCTACGAGGCCAGTCCTAGAATACTGAAAAAGTGGGAGCAGATATTTCAGGAGCGTCAGATCAAAAAGACTCTGTCTAAAGCAACCCTTACGTCCTTGGCTTCAGAGTCTGGGGAAGACATCGTGGTTCCTGACATCACCAACTCCAGCAGTTGCACTAAGGAGCAGCCACAAGTGCAGGGTGATCCCCTCCCACctgacacagcaggacagcctTGCCCCGAGCTGGATTTGCTCCCTTCTGTCAGTGAAATGAAGCTGGGAAGAGGGACTGAGAAGAGCAGAGGTTCACAGGCCTTAACCGCCGATGAcgctgctgctgagccagatGTGAGATCAAACGTAACCTCCCTAAACACACGAGTGGCTGAAGCCCCTGACCTAAAAGTGAATACGTTCATGGACAAATCCTGTCTCAGTCTAGGCCCGAAAGTGCTGGGCAGGAGACTCACGGGCATCGGCGCATCGCTGCCTGACAACACCACGCTCGGAGTCCCCATCAAGGCATCGGGGAAGAAGCAGCTGAAATACCTGAACAACAGCGAGCTGATCAATGTGCAgaacagcacctgcagctccgTGGAGAACATCATCGGAGAGCAGCCGCCGCTGCTGCGGCGGGGCCGCAAGAGACACTGCAAAACCAAGCACCTGGAGCACAACGGCTCCGTCAAGAGACTGAGGCACGCGGCAGCGGAGGCGGGGCtgccccccgagccccgcgACGtggagcagaagctgcagcaggaggaggaggacaggaGGCTGGCCCTGCACCTGCAGCGGATTTTCGACAGCGAGAACAGGACGGTGGACAGGCGGAGAGTCCGCGTGGATCGGTATCTGCTGCGCTCCAAGAGCACTCTGGGTGCCAAGTAG